Proteins from a single region of Thiomicrorhabdus sp. Kp2:
- a CDS encoding diguanylate cyclase domain-containing protein, which translates to MKILGSVTARMIKRISGLISLLFVCALQAEDSTLKPITLQLKWHHQFQFAGYYAAIEKGFYKEVGLEVSLLEAKPGIDPISVVLNKQADFGVGTSDLVLAFHKGDPITILGVIMQHSPLNLMTLSESNINHVHKFIGKRLMIEPNSAELFAYMQSEGIHQSALTLETHSHNVNDLINSKADVMSVYSTDEPYILAEQGIRFQLFSPRMSGIDFYGDNFFTLQSLVEKDPQLVRNFYQATIKGWKYAMSHQEEIVQLIYQKYSQQKSLEHLRFEAKSMDELMMPKLIEPGYMTEGRWRHIADTYHSLGILPEKINLQGLLYQPNYDFEYAQLQEQLKYIALVFIVLLVLIIGLTRLYRTTHARKEQLDTIFMESPLSLIVMDKAGNVQKWNRQAEKTFLWKEKDVIGKSLVELLVPEKDQTKVAEVLANTKESRASVVSENRNVRKDGSEIMCEWVNAPYQNALSNETDIICMARDITKRKALEAKLYEAAQFDWLTGIANSNMLSQLMKQQLVESKRDKSHFALLFIDIDDYKQVNDLYGHLVGDEVLKVVAQRLRNSIRESDIVGRYAGDEFVILLRGIETDIEVDALVKKIMNEFIPLIHLNEVSLQVRISIGSSIYPQDSDDIEGLIQYADKEMYHAKTINKAKHKAKENR; encoded by the coding sequence ATGAAGATATTGGGGAGTGTGACTGCACGCATGATTAAACGGATTTCAGGGCTCATTTCACTTTTATTTGTGTGCGCTTTACAGGCAGAAGATAGCACTTTAAAACCGATTACGCTGCAACTTAAATGGCACCACCAATTTCAGTTTGCAGGTTATTACGCCGCCATTGAAAAAGGTTTTTATAAAGAGGTTGGTTTAGAAGTTTCTTTGCTTGAGGCAAAGCCTGGTATTGATCCAATCAGTGTTGTACTCAATAAGCAGGCGGATTTTGGCGTAGGAACCAGTGATTTGGTTTTAGCCTTTCATAAAGGTGATCCAATTACCATTTTAGGCGTGATTATGCAGCATTCGCCATTAAATCTAATGACCCTGTCTGAATCAAATATTAATCATGTTCACAAATTTATTGGCAAACGGTTAATGATAGAACCTAACTCCGCCGAGTTATTTGCTTATATGCAGTCTGAAGGTATTCATCAATCTGCACTTACCCTAGAAACCCACTCGCATAATGTTAACGATTTGATTAACAGTAAAGCAGATGTTATGTCTGTTTACAGTACTGATGAGCCTTATATATTAGCTGAACAAGGAATTAGATTTCAGCTATTCTCTCCACGAATGAGTGGTATCGATTTTTATGGTGATAATTTCTTTACATTGCAAAGTTTAGTTGAAAAAGACCCACAGTTGGTTCGCAACTTCTACCAAGCGACCATCAAAGGTTGGAAGTATGCGATGTCGCATCAAGAAGAGATAGTGCAGCTAATTTACCAAAAGTATTCGCAACAAAAGAGTTTAGAGCACCTAAGATTTGAAGCCAAGTCAATGGACGAGTTGATGATGCCAAAGTTAATTGAACCAGGTTATATGACAGAAGGACGTTGGCGTCATATTGCGGATACTTATCACAGCCTTGGTATCCTGCCCGAAAAAATCAACTTACAAGGTTTGTTGTATCAACCCAACTATGATTTTGAATATGCTCAGTTACAAGAACAATTAAAATATATTGCTTTAGTTTTTATAGTTTTACTCGTTTTAATTATCGGTTTAACCCGACTTTATCGTACAACACATGCTCGAAAAGAGCAGTTGGACACCATCTTTATGGAGTCGCCACTAAGTTTGATTGTTATGGATAAAGCAGGCAATGTGCAAAAGTGGAACCGACAAGCGGAGAAAACGTTTCTTTGGAAAGAGAAAGACGTTATAGGCAAAAGCTTGGTAGAGCTTTTGGTGCCAGAAAAAGATCAAACAAAGGTTGCTGAGGTTTTGGCCAATACAAAAGAAAGTAGGGCATCGGTGGTTTCAGAAAATAGGAATGTACGCAAAGATGGCAGTGAGATTATGTGTGAGTGGGTAAATGCGCCTTATCAAAATGCACTGTCTAATGAAACCGATATCATTTGTATGGCTCGAGACATTACTAAACGTAAGGCGCTTGAGGCTAAACTCTATGAAGCTGCGCAGTTTGACTGGCTAACAGGGATAGCCAACAGTAATATGTTGTCGCAACTAATGAAACAGCAATTAGTTGAAAGTAAACGTGATAAAAGTCACTTTGCTCTACTGTTTATAGATATTGATGACTATAAGCAAGTGAATGATCTCTATGGTCACCTAGTTGGTGATGAAGTATTAAAAGTCGTTGCCCAGCGCCTTAGAAATAGTATTCGAGAAAGTGATATTGTTGGACGTTATGCAGGCGATGAATTTGTTATTTTACTACGTGGTATTGAAACAGATATTGAAGTAGATGCGTTGGTTAAAAAAATTATGAATGAATTTATACCGCTTATTCATTTAAATGAGGTGAGTCTACAAGTTAGGATTAGTATTGGCTCCAGTATTTACCCTCAAGATAGTGACGATATAGAGGGCTTAATTCAGTACGCCGATAAAGAGATGTACCATGCCAAAACAATCAATAAAGCCAAGCATAAAGCTAAAGAAAATCGTTAA
- a CDS encoding rRNA large subunit pseudouridine synthase E — protein MSNLLLFNKPFNVLCQFTDEPEFKEQRETLADYINQPGFYAAGRLDRDSEGLLLLTDDGKLQQQIANPKTKQPKTYLVQVEGEITQEAIKKLQQGVKLKDGLTRPGKARKVSQPKWLWERNPPVRERKNIPTSWLELTITEGKNRQVRRMTAAVGFPTLRLVRTQIGQWKLGDLALGESTLLTNQSI, from the coding sequence ATGTCCAATCTCCTGCTATTTAACAAACCATTTAATGTACTTTGCCAGTTTACCGATGAGCCTGAATTTAAAGAGCAACGTGAAACTCTTGCCGATTATATAAACCAACCTGGTTTTTATGCGGCGGGAAGATTAGACCGTGACTCTGAAGGTTTATTACTGCTTACTGATGACGGCAAGTTACAACAACAGATTGCTAACCCTAAAACCAAACAACCTAAAACCTATTTGGTGCAAGTAGAAGGTGAAATCACCCAAGAAGCCATTAAAAAATTACAACAAGGCGTTAAGCTAAAAGACGGTTTAACCAGGCCTGGTAAAGCAAGAAAAGTGAGTCAACCAAAATGGCTTTGGGAACGTAATCCACCTGTTAGAGAACGCAAAAATATCCCGACCAGTTGGTTGGAATTGACCATTACCGAAGGTAAAAATCGCCAAGTTAGAAGAATGACAGCGGCGGTAGGTTTTCCCACCTTACGTTTAGTACGCACGCAAATTGGGCAATGGAAACTAGGCGATTTGGCTTTAGGTGAATCTACCTTACTCACAAACCAGTCAATATAG
- a CDS encoding zinc-dependent peptidase: protein MNFNLVKKIKNAVLLHRLKQSKIPLRLWHQTIAKMPMMQRYSAQEKWQLRLLAGEVLRLKAIIPVQGMTLTDEIRIMIATQVAMMVLGLESNNRIDSLSWLRNWNQITVYPTPFRNGRENLLSTDGFLVSWAGVESGETQYQGGIIIDWQDNAPHPLRTEANQVLMHEMAHKLDMLDGYTNGHPPLHKEMSEQTWFNAFEQAFRHLNQQIENGARPDINPYAATNPAEFFAVATEYFFEAPYVLNKVYPAVYQQLALFYKQQPLQQTSALERRLR, encoded by the coding sequence ATGAATTTTAACTTGGTTAAAAAAATCAAAAATGCGGTTTTATTGCATCGTTTAAAACAGAGCAAAATTCCGTTGAGGTTATGGCATCAGACGATTGCTAAAATGCCAATGATGCAACGCTATTCTGCTCAAGAAAAATGGCAGTTACGTTTGTTAGCGGGTGAAGTTCTTCGATTAAAAGCGATTATTCCTGTTCAGGGTATGACTTTGACAGATGAGATTCGTATTATGATTGCCACTCAAGTGGCGATGATGGTTTTGGGGTTGGAATCTAATAACCGAATTGACTCACTTTCATGGTTACGTAATTGGAATCAAATTACGGTTTATCCAACACCGTTTCGTAATGGGCGAGAAAACTTGCTGAGTACCGATGGCTTTTTAGTGAGTTGGGCAGGCGTTGAGTCGGGTGAAACTCAGTACCAGGGCGGTATTATTATTGATTGGCAAGATAATGCCCCACACCCATTGCGAACAGAGGCTAACCAAGTTTTAATGCATGAGATGGCGCATAAATTGGATATGCTTGATGGTTATACAAACGGTCACCCACCATTGCATAAAGAGATGAGTGAGCAGACCTGGTTTAATGCTTTTGAACAGGCTTTTAGGCATCTTAATCAGCAGATTGAAAATGGAGCGCGACCTGATATAAACCCTTATGCGGCCACCAATCCAGCTGAATTTTTTGCAGTGGCAACAGAGTATTTTTTTGAAGCGCCTTATGTTTTAAACAAAGTTTACCCAGCGGTGTATCAGCAACTTGCCTTGTTTTATAAACAACAACCTCTTCAACAAACTTCAGCATTAGAAAGACGCTTGAGATAG
- a CDS encoding PA4780 family RIO1-like protein kinase yields the protein MKTPERILPLVEDGLVDEVIRRLMSGKEADVYMVRCGDEIRCAKVYKEASKRSFKKAVEYQEGRKVKNSRRARAMQKGSKFGRQQQEDIWQNAEVDALYKLAQVGVRVPEPYGCFDGVLLMELITDEDGDVAPRLNDVSMTAEQAIEDHAEVMHYVMLMLSVGLIHGDLSEFNVLVDEYGPVIIDLPQAVNAAANNNAKRMLTRDIDNMTNYYAQFAPELKNTQYAKEIWALFEAGELSQETQLTGVFDEQEKDADVDSVMLEIKAALEEEQARQERLKAALED from the coding sequence ATGAAAACCCCTGAAAGAATACTCCCTTTAGTTGAAGATGGACTTGTTGACGAAGTTATTCGCCGTTTAATGAGCGGTAAAGAAGCTGATGTATATATGGTACGTTGTGGTGATGAGATTCGCTGTGCCAAAGTGTATAAAGAAGCCAGTAAACGTAGCTTTAAAAAAGCAGTTGAATACCAAGAGGGGCGTAAGGTTAAAAATAGCCGACGTGCCCGAGCCATGCAAAAAGGTTCTAAGTTTGGTCGCCAACAACAAGAGGATATTTGGCAAAACGCAGAGGTAGATGCACTTTATAAGTTGGCACAAGTTGGCGTAAGAGTACCTGAGCCTTATGGCTGTTTTGACGGTGTTTTGTTAATGGAACTGATTACCGATGAAGACGGAGATGTCGCACCGCGTTTAAATGATGTTTCTATGACCGCAGAACAAGCCATAGAAGACCATGCCGAAGTAATGCACTATGTGATGCTGATGTTATCGGTAGGTCTGATTCACGGCGATTTATCTGAATTTAATGTGCTAGTGGATGAATATGGCCCTGTGATTATTGATTTACCACAAGCGGTCAATGCGGCAGCCAATAACAATGCTAAACGTATGCTGACGCGTGATATTGATAATATGACCAACTATTACGCACAGTTTGCGCCTGAGCTTAAAAATACCCAATACGCAAAAGAGATTTGGGCCTTGTTTGAAGCGGGAGAGTTAAGCCAAGAAACCCAATTAACAGGCGTGTTTGATGAACAAGAAAAAGACGCTGATGTGGATTCGGTAATGCTTGAAATTAAGGCCGCTTTAGAAGAAGAGCAAGCTCGCCAAGAACGTTTAAAAGCCGCTTTAGAAGATTAA
- a CDS encoding DUF2789 domain-containing protein — protein MEAPTHDLAALFAQLGLENSQQSIDGFINKHAPLNAKLMLHQASFWSESQSQFLKESIDNDADWADVVNHLDTLLRN, from the coding sequence ATGGAAGCACCAACACATGACTTAGCCGCTTTATTTGCTCAGTTAGGCCTAGAAAATAGTCAGCAATCCATAGATGGTTTTATAAACAAACATGCACCACTGAACGCAAAATTAATGTTACATCAGGCCAGCTTTTGGTCAGAATCTCAATCGCAATTCTTAAAGGAATCAATAGATAATGATGCCGACTGGGCAGATGTGGTCAATCACTTAGACACCTTGCTAAGAAACTAA
- a CDS encoding nucleoside deaminase, producing the protein MDYLALLQPALEQAEQGFKEGGVPVGAAMFDSRGNLISLGRNRRVQDNDPSIHGETDAFRKAGRQKTYQDKILVTTLAPCWYCSGLIRQFNIGTVVVGESHNFSGHLEWLRDAGVKVVELNDQACINLMKQFIEANPEIWNEDIGECDCTHD; encoded by the coding sequence GTGGATTATTTAGCACTTTTACAACCTGCGCTTGAACAGGCCGAGCAGGGCTTTAAAGAAGGCGGTGTACCTGTTGGTGCTGCGATGTTTGATTCAAGGGGTAATCTTATAAGCTTAGGTCGCAATCGACGTGTTCAAGATAATGACCCGTCTATTCATGGCGAAACCGATGCTTTTAGAAAAGCGGGGCGTCAAAAAACTTATCAAGACAAAATATTGGTTACTACGCTTGCCCCTTGTTGGTACTGTTCGGGATTAATTCGCCAGTTTAATATAGGCACAGTAGTAGTGGGTGAGTCGCATAATTTTTCAGGCCATTTAGAATGGCTGCGTGATGCAGGCGTTAAGGTAGTTGAGTTAAATGACCAGGCCTGTATAAATTTGATGAAACAGTTTATAGAAGCAAATCCTGAAATATGGAATGAAGATATTGGGGAGTGTGACTGCACGCATGATTAA
- a CDS encoding Card1-like endonuclease domain-containing protein produces MLSNKMTSLKQYCTHIVFADREMTPNLAPILDERLTVKRVLIIYSENLLENAQRLKKIYNAHRIKADIYLIEPAFEIPSIVNDLQLLVQEIPYETLSINLSCANKLYTLGAFKAFENTPVGLYYLLPNDQFKWIQPSGLPEFNIAENMQLEEFLHAHGIEYSYPVKLTPSQASFANSLVNAIQKIILQQHALKTYQHFSTRFARGKSVKLIKNNEHYYLNDIHNTHSRLKADLLLGFLRKLHNQNVLHLKFENHEIYPLPEQDSWKRTFFEGGWLEYYAYRTLLELKTEVEKIKEVAFGVKLQRQNAYDEADVLFLANNQLFVVECKTGNNVNINLHLQRLDSLRNRLGGTTAHSLLITTEVIGANLPKANLLNVGVIDGHKLSHLKHHLHEWILSEIT; encoded by the coding sequence ATGCTTAGCAACAAGATGACGTCATTAAAGCAATATTGCACGCATATCGTTTTTGCAGACCGAGAAATGACACCCAATCTTGCACCCATACTCGATGAAAGACTCACCGTTAAACGTGTATTAATTATCTATTCAGAAAACCTATTGGAAAATGCACAACGACTCAAAAAAATTTACAATGCACACAGAATTAAAGCCGATATTTACCTAATAGAACCTGCTTTTGAAATCCCCTCTATCGTCAATGACCTGCAATTATTGGTTCAAGAAATACCTTATGAAACACTCTCAATTAATCTAAGTTGCGCAAATAAACTTTATACATTAGGTGCTTTTAAGGCTTTTGAAAACACACCCGTTGGCCTTTACTACCTATTACCCAATGACCAGTTTAAATGGATTCAACCCAGCGGGTTACCAGAATTTAATATTGCAGAAAACATGCAACTTGAAGAGTTTTTACATGCACATGGCATTGAGTACTCTTACCCAGTTAAATTAACACCCAGCCAAGCAAGTTTTGCCAATAGTCTGGTTAATGCGATACAAAAAATCATATTACAACAACATGCACTTAAAACTTACCAACACTTCTCTACCCGTTTTGCACGTGGTAAGTCGGTAAAGTTAATCAAAAATAATGAACACTATTATCTAAATGACATCCACAACACCCACTCGCGTTTAAAAGCCGATCTTCTACTTGGTTTTTTAAGAAAATTACACAACCAAAATGTGCTACATCTCAAGTTTGAAAACCATGAAATCTACCCACTTCCTGAACAAGACAGTTGGAAACGAACCTTTTTTGAAGGGGGCTGGTTAGAGTATTACGCCTACCGAACACTTTTAGAGCTTAAAACAGAAGTTGAAAAAATTAAAGAAGTGGCGTTTGGCGTTAAGCTGCAACGTCAAAATGCCTACGATGAAGCCGATGTGCTGTTTTTAGCAAACAACCAACTGTTTGTGGTGGAGTGCAAAACAGGCAATAACGTCAACATTAACTTACATCTACAACGGTTAGATAGCCTAAGAAATCGCCTGGGTGGCACCACAGCACACTCCTTATTAATTACCACTGAGGTCATTGGCGCAAACCTACCCAAAGCCAACTTATTAAATGTGGGGGTGATTGATGGTCATAAACTTTCACACCTTAAACACCATTTGCACGAATGGATTTTAAGTGAGATTACTTAA
- a CDS encoding viroplasmin family protein yields the protein MAKKYYVVWAGRKPGIYTDWNSCKAQVDKFAGAKYKSFPTQAEAEQAFGGKTTQPTSKTQSSVKKKPAVNGIKTYTAAEIDTMDLEVKIFTDGGCDPNPGQAGSGMAVYRNNQIAELWYGLYNPMGTNNTAELNALHQALMMAKTETEKGRSVVIFCDSKYSIQCVTQWAIGWEKKGWKKSGGEIKNLELIQAMFKLHQTLKGKIQVLHVNGHVGVEGNELADRMSMVAIAEKETAFARYPEPIEVAEILKMQAG from the coding sequence ATGGCAAAAAAATATTATGTAGTTTGGGCAGGTAGAAAACCTGGAATTTATACCGATTGGAACAGTTGTAAAGCTCAAGTAGATAAGTTTGCGGGTGCCAAATATAAATCGTTTCCAACCCAAGCGGAAGCCGAACAAGCCTTTGGTGGTAAAACCACTCAACCCACCTCTAAAACTCAATCTTCAGTAAAAAAGAAACCCGCTGTTAATGGGATTAAAACCTACACGGCCGCTGAAATTGATACGATGGATTTAGAGGTTAAGATTTTTACCGATGGCGGTTGCGATCCTAATCCAGGCCAGGCAGGTTCAGGTATGGCGGTTTACCGTAATAATCAAATTGCAGAACTTTGGTATGGTTTATATAACCCCATGGGCACAAACAATACCGCCGAATTAAATGCCTTACACCAAGCGTTAATGATGGCCAAAACAGAAACCGAAAAGGGTCGCTCTGTGGTCATTTTTTGTGATTCTAAATACTCTATTCAATGTGTTACTCAGTGGGCGATTGGTTGGGAGAAAAAGGGCTGGAAAAAGTCAGGCGGAGAAATTAAAAATCTTGAACTCATTCAAGCGATGTTTAAATTACATCAAACCTTAAAAGGTAAAATTCAAGTGCTACATGTTAATGGGCATGTTGGCGTTGAAGGTAATGAATTGGCCGACAGAATGTCTATGGTGGCGATTGCCGAAAAAGAGACCGCTTTTGCACGTTATCCAGAACCTATTGAGGTCGCTGAAATATTAAAGATGCAGGCGGGTTAG
- a CDS encoding NADP-dependent isocitrate dehydrogenase, translating to MSEKSKIIYTLTDEAPALATYSFLPMVQAFTGAANVAVETRDISLAGRIIANFPSYLKEEQRIGDALAELGDMATTPEANIIKLPNISASVPQLVAAIAELQSHGYAVPNYPAEPQNDEEKAIKATYAKVLGSAVNPVLREGNSDRRAPLSVKNYAKKNPHSMGAWSSDSKSYVAHMTGGDFYGSEKSITLSEETTFKIEFVAADGSVSELKSAAPLKRGEVLDASVMSQSALRAFLKEAKAQAKEEGVLFSLHLKATMMKVSDPIIFGNAVAVYFEDVFAKHADTFAEIGVNLNNGLGDVYSKIAALPADKQAEIEADLAAAIEAGPDIAMVDSDKGITNLHIPSDVIVDASMPAMIRTSGQMWNKDGKQQDTMAVIPDRCYASVYEETIRFCKHHGAFDPTTMGSVPNVGLMAQKAEEYGSHDKTFQATDTGTIRAVDANGNTLLEQPVEEGDIFRMCQTKDAPIQDWVKLAVNRARATGNPTVFWLDTHRAHDHQIIEKVNQYLAIHDTAGLEIHIMEPAEATRFTLRHIKEGQDVISVTGNVLRDYLTDLFPILELGTSAKMLSIVPLMNGGGLFETGAGGSAPKHVQQLVKENHLRWDSLGEFLALAVSLEHLSQTFNNPKAQVLADALDKATGKFLDTNKSPSRKVGEIDNRGSHFYLAMYWAQELAAQNDDADLKARFAPVADALTANEAKIVNELSEVQGKAVDIGGYYQPNKVETAIAMRPSDTLNDIINAI from the coding sequence ATGTCAGAAAAATCCAAGATTATTTATACCTTAACCGATGAAGCACCAGCCTTAGCGACTTACTCATTTTTACCAATGGTTCAAGCCTTCACTGGTGCGGCAAACGTAGCCGTTGAGACGCGAGATATTTCATTAGCAGGTCGAATCATTGCTAATTTTCCTAGCTATTTAAAAGAAGAGCAGCGAATTGGTGATGCCTTAGCCGAATTAGGTGACATGGCCACCACGCCAGAAGCCAATATCATTAAACTTCCTAATATTTCTGCCTCTGTTCCACAGTTAGTGGCGGCGATTGCTGAACTGCAATCCCATGGTTATGCCGTTCCAAACTATCCAGCTGAACCTCAAAATGACGAAGAAAAAGCGATTAAAGCGACCTATGCTAAAGTATTAGGTTCGGCAGTCAACCCTGTTTTACGTGAAGGTAACTCAGACCGTCGTGCGCCGTTATCGGTCAAAAACTACGCTAAGAAAAACCCACACTCAATGGGCGCTTGGTCATCCGACTCAAAATCATACGTTGCTCATATGACAGGCGGCGATTTTTACGGTTCAGAAAAATCGATTACCTTGTCTGAAGAAACTACCTTTAAAATCGAATTTGTTGCTGCAGACGGTTCAGTTTCGGAGCTTAAATCGGCCGCACCGCTAAAAAGGGGTGAAGTGTTAGATGCTTCTGTGATGAGTCAGTCTGCCTTAAGAGCCTTCTTAAAAGAAGCCAAAGCCCAAGCTAAAGAAGAGGGGGTTTTATTCTCTTTACACCTAAAAGCCACCATGATGAAAGTCTCTGACCCAATCATTTTTGGTAATGCGGTTGCGGTGTATTTTGAAGACGTATTTGCCAAACATGCTGATACGTTTGCAGAAATTGGCGTTAATCTAAACAACGGTTTAGGCGATGTTTACAGCAAAATTGCTGCTCTACCTGCTGACAAACAAGCTGAGATTGAAGCCGATTTAGCCGCTGCGATTGAAGCAGGGCCAGATATTGCCATGGTCGATTCGGATAAAGGCATTACCAACCTACACATTCCGTCAGATGTGATTGTCGATGCCTCTATGCCAGCCATGATTCGTACATCAGGTCAAATGTGGAATAAAGACGGTAAACAGCAAGACACCATGGCGGTGATTCCTGACCGTTGTTACGCCAGTGTGTATGAAGAGACCATCCGTTTTTGTAAACATCATGGCGCGTTTGATCCAACCACAATGGGTTCAGTACCCAATGTCGGTTTAATGGCTCAAAAAGCAGAAGAATACGGTTCACACGATAAAACCTTTCAAGCAACAGATACAGGCACTATTCGTGCAGTAGATGCTAATGGCAATACTTTGTTAGAACAGCCAGTAGAAGAAGGCGATATCTTCCGTATGTGTCAAACTAAAGATGCACCGATTCAAGACTGGGTAAAATTAGCGGTTAACCGTGCACGTGCAACGGGTAATCCAACCGTTTTTTGGTTAGACACTCATCGTGCACATGATCACCAAATCATCGAAAAAGTAAATCAATATCTAGCGATTCACGATACTGCTGGTTTAGAAATTCATATTATGGAACCCGCAGAAGCGACTCGTTTTACATTGCGCCATATTAAAGAAGGCCAAGATGTGATTTCGGTAACGGGTAACGTATTACGTGACTACCTAACCGATTTATTCCCAATTTTAGAGTTGGGTACGTCAGCTAAAATGTTGTCTATTGTGCCGTTAATGAATGGCGGAGGTTTGTTTGAAACAGGTGCGGGTGGTTCAGCACCAAAACACGTTCAACAGTTAGTCAAAGAAAACCATTTACGTTGGGATTCTTTAGGTGAATTCTTAGCCCTAGCGGTTTCGCTAGAACACTTATCTCAAACCTTCAATAACCCAAAAGCACAAGTTTTGGCTGATGCGTTAGATAAAGCGACTGGTAAATTCCTAGACACCAATAAATCGCCATCGCGTAAAGTGGGTGAAATTGATAACCGTGGCAGCCACTTCTATTTAGCGATGTATTGGGCGCAAGAATTGGCAGCACAAAATGACGATGCCGATTTAAAAGCCCGTTTTGCCCCAGTGGCCGATGCATTAACCGCAAATGAAGCCAAAATTGTTAACGAGTTAAGTGAAGTACAAGGTAAAGCAGTCGATATCGGTGGTTACTACCAACCAAATAAGGTAGAAACCGCAATAGCCATGCGACCAAGTGATACCTTAAACGATATTATTAACGCAATTTAA
- a CDS encoding nuclease-related domain-containing protein, with protein sequence MDLSSIVSPLFSVFLYVIPAAIIIGLVQSPWFKGKAGEFWVNVISKLSLNKHQYHLIKDVTLPTENGGTTQIDHIIVSPYGVFVVETKNMQGWIFGGEFQKKWIQQLNKKSRYSFQNPLYQNHKHVKTLQSLLNLTDNQVHSIVVFIGTSEFKTDMPKNVTHGLGYIRFIKSKTEQVLSWNEFDLIIEKIESGRLVRSTKTNREHVRHVNNIVVKKQALPICPKCGSKMVLRKAKKGVNAGNEFLGCSRYPSCRGTLQF encoded by the coding sequence ATGGATTTATCGTCAATCGTTTCGCCTTTATTTAGTGTGTTTTTATATGTTATTCCTGCGGCGATTATTATTGGCCTGGTTCAGTCTCCTTGGTTTAAGGGTAAGGCGGGTGAATTTTGGGTTAATGTGATTAGCAAACTTTCTCTGAATAAACATCAATATCACTTAATAAAGGATGTGACCTTACCTACTGAAAACGGTGGAACAACGCAAATTGATCACATTATTGTTTCACCCTATGGCGTGTTTGTGGTGGAAACCAAAAATATGCAGGGATGGATTTTTGGTGGTGAATTTCAAAAAAAGTGGATACAACAACTGAATAAAAAATCCCGATATAGCTTTCAAAACCCGCTTTATCAAAATCATAAGCACGTTAAAACCCTTCAAAGCTTACTTAATCTAACGGATAATCAAGTTCATTCTATTGTGGTGTTTATTGGTACCAGCGAGTTTAAAACCGATATGCCAAAAAATGTAACTCATGGTTTAGGTTATATTCGTTTTATTAAAAGTAAAACAGAACAGGTGTTAAGCTGGAATGAGTTTGATTTGATTATTGAAAAAATTGAGTCAGGCCGATTAGTGCGATCTACAAAAACGAATAGGGAACATGTTCGACATGTTAATAATATTGTTGTGAAAAAACAGGCTTTGCCTATCTGCCCTAAATGTGGAAGTAAAATGGTTTTACGCAAAGCTAAAAAGGGCGTGAATGCTGGCAATGAATTTTTAGGTTGTAGTCGTTATCCCTCTTGTAGAGGAACTCTTCAGTTCTAG